A single window of Marinobacter sp. LA51 DNA harbors:
- a CDS encoding efflux RND transporter permease subunit — translation MVDYFLNRKSISWMFALLLALGGIQSFFGMGQLEFPEFTLRSAVVTTQYPGVTPLEVEEEVTLPLEKAIQEMPGVDDITSINSDGLSQITVQLEKTVQAHELDQHWDILRRKINDAQSMLPPGVSGSVVNDDFGDVFGLFLTLSGEDYSLKDLEDHADLIQRELQLVDGVAKVSIGGRAQEQIIVALDRDRMRALGISPSYLANLLNAQNTVGNAGHLTSESLSLSVQPSGELDTIPALERLVVGSADSGLIRLRDIAEVQRSFSDSPDLLYHSDGMPALTLAVSFTSGVNVVEVGERLDQRLAELEQRMPLGMTMSTVYNQPAVVEEAVSGFLVNLAQAVGIVIIVLLIFMGLRSGLLMGLILLITILGTFVLMSVHGLQLQKISLGALIIALGMLVDNAIVVTEGMLIGLARGRSKRDAAKEVVAQNKLPLLGATVIAITAFAPIGLSPDTTGEFIGSLFWVLCYSLILSWVTALTLTPFFFDRFFADRADELASGSEQQDPYRGLIFQVFRRMLTVAIRFKYVTIGCALLLLVGVLSVSGQVKNAFFPNATTPLFFVDVWLPEGTDILSTEQVVSELEQQVGQMPEVNQVTSVVGGGAQRFTLTYSPEKRYASYGQLIVETADRDSRQARMEQVIRLLRAEFPNVQYKVQALQVGPSAKASLEARIHGDDPVVLRQLGAKVEAIFRQEQMAESVRISWSNRELALVPEFLDEQARRVGVSRESLHQALLLNNQGERVGIYRDGSDLIPILMRSREGQRFDIENLGAINVWSDEQQAYVSAGNVLSETRTELRDPLIKRRNRQRMLAVYAEPMPLSGETAASVLKRIRPQVDALELPAGYTLEWGGEYETSTEAQTSLFASLPVGLLGMFIISMLLFGSFRQALSIWSIVPLILIGIVGGLVLFGAPFTFMALLGTLSLIGMVLKNAIVLVEEIKIQVEQQSDAFDAVVDAAVSRVRPVLMAAITTMLGMIPLFSDAFFASMAVVIVFGLGVATVLTLIVLPVVYCTLMRIPASR, via the coding sequence ATGGTCGACTACTTTCTGAACCGAAAATCCATTAGCTGGATGTTCGCACTGTTGCTGGCTCTTGGCGGCATCCAATCCTTTTTCGGAATGGGGCAGCTGGAATTCCCGGAATTTACCCTTCGATCTGCGGTGGTGACCACCCAATACCCAGGCGTAACGCCGTTGGAAGTCGAGGAGGAAGTGACCCTTCCGCTTGAGAAAGCGATCCAGGAAATGCCCGGTGTCGATGACATCACCTCGATCAACTCGGACGGCCTTTCCCAGATCACGGTGCAGCTGGAAAAAACGGTCCAGGCTCACGAGCTTGATCAGCACTGGGACATCCTCAGACGCAAGATTAATGACGCTCAGTCGATGCTGCCACCGGGCGTTTCAGGCTCGGTGGTCAATGACGATTTTGGTGATGTGTTCGGCCTGTTTCTTACCTTGAGCGGTGAAGACTATTCTCTGAAGGACCTTGAGGACCACGCCGACCTGATCCAGCGAGAACTGCAGCTTGTCGATGGCGTAGCAAAAGTCAGCATTGGTGGTCGGGCGCAAGAGCAGATCATCGTTGCTCTTGATCGTGACCGTATGCGGGCGCTGGGGATCTCGCCGTCCTACCTGGCCAATTTGCTGAATGCCCAGAACACGGTCGGAAATGCCGGGCATCTTACGAGCGAGAGCTTGTCGTTATCCGTTCAGCCCAGTGGCGAGCTGGATACGATACCGGCACTGGAGCGGCTGGTGGTGGGTTCCGCCGACAGCGGTTTGATTCGCCTTCGGGATATCGCAGAGGTTCAACGATCGTTTTCCGATTCGCCGGATCTGCTGTACCACTCGGATGGCATGCCGGCACTGACCCTTGCGGTTTCCTTTACCTCCGGTGTGAACGTGGTCGAAGTCGGTGAACGCTTGGATCAGCGTTTGGCCGAGCTTGAACAGCGCATGCCGCTGGGGATGACCATGAGCACCGTCTATAACCAGCCCGCGGTGGTGGAAGAGGCGGTGTCCGGTTTTCTGGTGAATCTGGCTCAGGCGGTGGGCATTGTCATAATCGTGCTACTAATCTTCATGGGCCTGCGCAGTGGCTTGCTGATGGGCCTGATCCTGCTGATAACGATCCTCGGCACGTTTGTGCTGATGTCGGTCCATGGGCTGCAGTTGCAGAAGATCTCCCTGGGCGCCTTAATCATTGCTCTGGGCATGCTGGTCGATAACGCCATCGTGGTCACAGAGGGGATGCTGATTGGTCTGGCCAGAGGGCGCTCCAAGCGGGATGCGGCGAAAGAGGTCGTCGCTCAGAACAAACTTCCACTGTTGGGTGCTACCGTCATCGCCATTACGGCGTTTGCGCCCATTGGCCTGTCGCCGGATACCACCGGCGAATTCATCGGTTCGCTGTTTTGGGTGCTGTGCTATTCGCTGATCCTGAGTTGGGTAACCGCGCTCACTCTCACGCCATTCTTCTTTGATCGTTTTTTCGCCGATCGGGCAGACGAGCTGGCCTCAGGTTCTGAACAGCAGGACCCGTATCGGGGCCTGATTTTTCAGGTTTTCCGGCGCATGCTGACCGTAGCGATTCGGTTTAAGTACGTCACCATCGGCTGTGCCTTGCTGTTGCTGGTGGGCGTGCTGTCGGTCTCCGGACAGGTAAAAAATGCGTTCTTCCCCAACGCCACAACACCGCTGTTTTTCGTGGATGTCTGGCTGCCAGAGGGTACTGATATTCTGAGTACGGAGCAGGTAGTGAGCGAACTGGAGCAGCAAGTCGGGCAGATGCCGGAGGTCAATCAGGTAACCAGCGTCGTCGGCGGCGGAGCCCAGCGTTTTACCCTGACCTATTCGCCCGAGAAGCGCTACGCGAGTTACGGGCAGCTAATTGTCGAAACGGCGGATCGGGACTCTCGCCAGGCCCGGATGGAGCAGGTCATCCGGCTGCTGCGAGCGGAATTCCCGAACGTGCAGTACAAGGTACAGGCGCTGCAGGTCGGGCCCTCGGCCAAGGCCAGTCTCGAGGCCCGGATTCACGGCGACGACCCGGTTGTTCTACGCCAACTGGGCGCTAAGGTCGAGGCCATATTCCGTCAGGAACAGATGGCAGAAAGCGTCCGGATTTCCTGGAGCAACCGCGAACTGGCTCTCGTACCGGAATTTCTGGACGAACAGGCGCGGCGTGTCGGGGTGTCCCGTGAGAGCCTGCATCAGGCGTTACTGCTCAATAATCAGGGCGAACGCGTGGGTATCTATCGGGATGGCAGCGATCTGATTCCGATTCTGATGCGTTCCCGCGAAGGCCAGCGTTTTGATATCGAGAATCTGGGCGCGATCAACGTTTGGAGCGACGAGCAGCAGGCTTATGTGAGTGCCGGCAATGTTCTGAGCGAAACACGCACTGAACTTCGGGATCCCCTGATCAAACGGCGCAACCGGCAGCGAATGCTTGCCGTGTACGCCGAACCCATGCCTCTTTCTGGCGAGACCGCGGCCAGTGTTTTGAAGCGAATCCGGCCGCAGGTCGACGCCCTGGAGCTGCCCGCGGGTTATACCCTTGAGTGGGGCGGCGAGTACGAGACTTCCACGGAGGCCCAAACCTCGTTGTTTGCCTCTTTACCGGTCGGATTGCTGGGGATGTTCATCATCTCCATGCTGCTGTTTGGCAGTTTCCGGCAGGCGTTGTCCATTTGGTCCATCGTACCCTTGATTCTGATCGGTATTGTCGGCGGGTTGGTGCTGTTTGGCGCTCCGTTCACGTTTATGGCCCTGCTGGGCACCCTGAGCCTAATTGGCATGGTACTGAAAAACGCCATTGTGCTAGTGGAGGAAATCAAGATTCAGGTGGAGCAGCAGAGTGACGCCTTCGATGCGGTCGTCGATGCAGCGGTGAGTCGGGTTCGGCCGGTGTTGATGGCTGCCATCACGACCATGCTCGGCATGATACCCCTCTTCAGTGACGCTTTTTTTGCCAGTATGGCGGTGGTGATTGTATTTGGTCTTGGCGTGGCGACCGTGCTGACGCTCATTGTGTTGCCGGTGGTTTATTGCACGCTGATGCGAATACCGGCTTCCCGGTAA
- a CDS encoding metallophosphatase domain-containing protein: MKLVCLSDTHSLHRRLVDIPEGDVLIHAGDSLGQGTLDNLEDLNDWLGELPHRHKIVIAGNHDWAFQEIPELARATLTNALYLEDSGVEIEGVRFWGSPWTPAFLDWAFMLERGQPLHEKWKQIPDNTDVLITHGPPKGIGDEVDMGFGVENVGCLDLLARVEKLSLKAHIFGHIHEGYGVEKKGVTQMVNASTCTVRYEPTNPPVVLEL, translated from the coding sequence ATGAAACTTGTCTGCCTTTCCGATACCCATAGCCTACACCGTCGTTTAGTGGATATTCCGGAAGGGGATGTTCTTATCCATGCTGGGGATTCACTGGGCCAAGGGACATTGGACAACCTGGAGGACCTTAACGATTGGCTCGGTGAGTTGCCACATCGCCATAAGATTGTTATTGCAGGCAACCATGACTGGGCGTTCCAAGAGATTCCTGAGTTGGCCCGCGCGACGCTAACCAATGCTCTTTACCTGGAAGACAGCGGCGTGGAGATTGAGGGGGTCAGGTTCTGGGGATCGCCGTGGACTCCAGCGTTTCTGGACTGGGCCTTTATGCTGGAGCGAGGACAACCCCTCCATGAGAAATGGAAGCAAATTCCCGATAATACGGATGTTCTCATCACCCATGGCCCTCCCAAAGGCATTGGGGATGAAGTCGATATGGGGTTTGGTGTTGAAAATGTTGGCTGTCTCGACCTTCTTGCTCGAGTAGAAAAATTGTCGCTTAAAGCCCATATCTTTGGGCACATTCATGAGGGCTATGGCGTAGAGAAAAAAGGCGTAACTCAAATGGTCAACGCCAGCACCTGCACGGTCAGATATGAGCCAACAAATCCACCTGTTGTGCTCGAGCTCTGA
- a CDS encoding TauD/TfdA family dioxygenase yields MRERTQAPDQLEPMTQQRLFDSHAIDSTLTLESATRVDDKHAALVFSDGHRETYDLRFLTGELSDTAVFPAPEPWDAELDQGHATFDWQRVRKESSYFRSSLDAYLRFGYIILHGVPTDPERILEVGRHFGYIKETNFGRYFEVYSRPSGNDLAYRSVALGPHTDNPYRSPVPGIQLLHCLVNNTSGGLSTLADSLKVLQQLRTEHPEGYELLKDTPVRFRFVDAGTELITQRAMIQTNDEGEPTGVHYSPRLDALPFLTDTETRQFHQARQRLGELLTDPAYEVRFALQAGELILFDNSRVLHGRTSYDSNEGHRHVQGCYLDSDGPRERFASLLKSSEPKGEVA; encoded by the coding sequence TTGCGTGAACGCACTCAGGCGCCAGATCAACTAGAGCCTATGACACAGCAGCGCTTATTCGACTCTCACGCTATCGATTCAACGCTGACACTGGAGAGCGCGACACGGGTTGATGACAAACATGCCGCATTGGTTTTCAGTGATGGTCATCGTGAGACGTACGATTTACGGTTTTTAACCGGCGAGCTTAGCGATACAGCGGTGTTTCCTGCGCCTGAGCCTTGGGACGCTGAGCTGGATCAAGGTCATGCGACGTTTGATTGGCAGCGGGTTCGTAAGGAATCGAGTTATTTCCGTTCCTCGCTTGATGCCTATCTACGCTTTGGTTACATAATTCTTCACGGCGTTCCGACTGATCCTGAGCGGATTCTTGAAGTAGGCCGCCACTTTGGATACATCAAAGAGACCAATTTTGGCCGCTATTTCGAGGTCTACTCGCGACCTTCAGGTAACGACCTGGCCTACCGTAGCGTCGCGCTGGGACCACACACGGATAACCCGTATCGAAGCCCGGTTCCGGGTATTCAGTTGCTTCACTGCCTGGTAAACAACACGTCCGGCGGTCTCTCAACGCTGGCCGACAGCCTCAAAGTACTGCAACAGCTTCGCACTGAGCACCCCGAAGGTTACGAGTTGCTCAAAGATACTCCAGTCCGGTTCCGATTTGTGGACGCCGGAACCGAGCTGATTACCCAACGCGCCATGATCCAGACGAACGACGAGGGCGAGCCAACCGGCGTCCACTACAGCCCTCGGCTGGACGCTCTGCCGTTTCTGACCGACACCGAGACTCGACAATTTCATCAGGCACGTCAGCGGCTGGGAGAATTATTGACTGATCCGGCTTACGAGGTTCGCTTTGCATTACAAGCGGGGGAGCTGATCCTGTTTGATAACAGCCGAGTTCTGCACGGCCGAACCAGCTACGATTCTAATGAAGGGCATAGGCATGTCCAGGGCTGTTATCTTGATAGTGACGGGCCTCGTGAGCGCTTTGCCAGCTTACTGAAAAGTTCGGAACCAAAAGGAGAGGTGGCCTGA
- a CDS encoding MFS transporter, whose protein sequence is MGQQRGGEGRVMESSPSGTYDRLINPVLVAGCIIILVSFAVRASFGLFQLPIALEFAWPRESFSLAIAIQNLFWGIGQPIFGAFAERYGDRKAIFTGGVVYVVGLVLSAFAITPGQHQLLEILVGFGIAGTGFGVILAVVGRAASDKNRSMALGIATAAGSAGQIVGPPVAQSLLSQMPWQSVFVIFAGFVLLSMFALTLMRAPKSAKSTETEEPMGVVLKRALKDPTFWFIFIGFFSCGYQLAFITAHFPAFITEMCGPISPDSMLYVLGVTSASGLGAISIALIGLFNIGGTLLAGWLGHKYSRKYLLATIYLLRTLVSAAFIMAPITPETVVLFSVSMGSLWLATVPLTSGLVAHIYGLKYMGTLYGVVFFSHQLGGFLGVWLGGALYDLYNDYTLVWWVGVGVGALSALIHLPVKEFPWSQRNKLAVAA, encoded by the coding sequence ATGGGACAACAACGGGGCGGTGAAGGCCGGGTGATGGAAAGCTCACCCTCGGGGACGTACGACCGGTTGATTAACCCGGTGCTCGTTGCCGGCTGCATCATCATTCTCGTGAGTTTCGCGGTTCGCGCTTCGTTTGGCTTGTTCCAGCTGCCCATTGCACTGGAGTTCGCCTGGCCCAGGGAATCCTTCTCCCTTGCCATCGCCATTCAAAATCTGTTCTGGGGAATTGGTCAGCCGATTTTCGGCGCGTTCGCGGAGCGCTATGGCGATCGCAAAGCCATTTTCACCGGTGGTGTGGTGTACGTGGTTGGGCTGGTTTTGTCGGCATTTGCCATCACGCCGGGCCAGCATCAGTTGTTGGAAATACTGGTCGGCTTCGGGATTGCGGGCACCGGCTTTGGCGTCATTCTGGCGGTGGTCGGGCGTGCAGCTTCGGACAAGAACCGGTCTATGGCGCTGGGCATTGCCACGGCGGCAGGGTCTGCCGGTCAGATCGTCGGGCCACCGGTGGCCCAGTCGCTGTTGAGCCAGATGCCCTGGCAATCGGTGTTCGTCATCTTCGCCGGGTTTGTTCTGTTGTCCATGTTCGCACTTACGTTGATGCGGGCTCCGAAATCGGCCAAGTCGACCGAGACGGAAGAACCCATGGGCGTTGTGCTCAAGCGGGCGCTCAAGGATCCCACCTTCTGGTTCATCTTCATCGGCTTCTTCTCCTGCGGTTATCAACTGGCATTCATCACCGCGCATTTTCCAGCCTTTATCACGGAAATGTGTGGGCCGATAAGCCCGGATAGCATGCTGTATGTGCTGGGTGTGACATCCGCATCGGGGCTCGGCGCCATTTCCATCGCGCTGATCGGGCTGTTCAACATCGGCGGGACGCTGCTCGCAGGATGGCTGGGGCACAAATATTCGAGAAAGTATCTGCTGGCCACCATCTATCTGTTGCGAACCCTGGTATCGGCGGCCTTCATCATGGCGCCGATCACCCCGGAAACCGTCGTCCTGTTCTCGGTGTCGATGGGATCACTCTGGTTGGCAACCGTGCCACTGACCTCCGGTTTAGTGGCGCACATCTACGGACTGAAATACATGGGAACACTGTACGGCGTGGTGTTTTTCTCGCACCAGCTTGGTGGCTTCCTGGGTGTATGGCTGGGCGGTGCCTTGTACGATCTCTATAACGACTACACGCTGGTCTGGTGGGTTGGTGTGGGAGTAGGGGCGTTGTCTGCGCTGATCCACCTGCCTGTTAAGGAATTCCCGTGGTCGCAACGGAATAAACTAGCGGTTGCTGCCTGA
- a CDS encoding MmgE/PrpD family protein, whose product MRTNIQPLDWIQSFTPDMLGPEQIAHAKRCLMDLIGVAAGATATPLADKARRFTLSQYGGDRPLLFANCQASPAGVALHGAWLIDALDAHDGQVLTKGHVGVAVLPGLLALPAVNSLSGREFLGLMVLGYEVATRAGIALHQSADDYHTSGAWNGLAVAAVCSRLLGSDRDTLHHALGIAEFYGPRSQMMRCIDHPTMLKDGSGWGALAGVSAALLAADGFTGAPAVTVTDPEQQSVWADLGQRWYLHEQYFKAYPVCRWAQPAVEAALAIRPLDVDPARIARIEIETFHEAKRLHTRTPLDTEQAQYSLPWSVACALARGTIDTDGITTALGDTLITELASRVEIAESEAFNAAFPARRWARATLVLDDGQTWHSDAMEARGDPHTPLGDDEIRAKYRALAEPVLGAEVAAELEAVIDTLEERPVTDLLEKLIRTR is encoded by the coding sequence ATGCGCACCAATATTCAACCTCTCGACTGGATTCAGTCTTTCACTCCAGACATGCTGGGCCCGGAGCAGATCGCTCATGCCAAACGCTGCCTGATGGACCTCATCGGTGTAGCCGCTGGTGCCACCGCTACACCACTGGCAGACAAGGCACGCCGGTTCACACTAAGCCAATACGGCGGCGACCGCCCGTTGCTGTTTGCTAATTGCCAGGCTTCTCCGGCCGGTGTTGCATTGCATGGCGCCTGGCTGATTGATGCGCTGGACGCACACGATGGTCAGGTACTTACCAAAGGGCACGTAGGGGTAGCGGTACTGCCCGGCCTGCTGGCCCTACCGGCCGTGAATTCCTTGTCCGGGCGAGAGTTTCTGGGGCTGATGGTTCTAGGTTATGAAGTGGCCACCCGCGCCGGTATTGCCCTGCACCAATCCGCAGATGACTACCACACCTCCGGTGCCTGGAACGGGCTAGCTGTGGCGGCCGTGTGTTCTCGCCTGCTGGGATCGGATCGCGATACTCTGCACCATGCGCTTGGTATCGCGGAATTCTATGGCCCCCGCAGTCAAATGATGCGCTGCATTGATCACCCCACCATGCTCAAAGACGGTTCCGGATGGGGAGCCCTGGCCGGAGTATCTGCCGCGCTGTTGGCTGCCGACGGTTTTACCGGTGCACCGGCGGTGACAGTCACCGATCCGGAACAACAATCAGTCTGGGCTGATCTGGGCCAGCGTTGGTACCTCCATGAACAGTACTTCAAAGCCTACCCGGTGTGCCGTTGGGCGCAACCGGCGGTAGAAGCCGCACTCGCGATTCGGCCATTAGATGTCGATCCGGCCCGAATCGCGCGGATCGAAATTGAAACGTTTCACGAAGCCAAGCGCCTACACACCCGAACGCCGCTTGATACCGAGCAGGCCCAGTACAGTTTGCCCTGGTCGGTCGCCTGCGCCTTGGCCCGGGGGACAATTGATACCGACGGTATCACCACCGCGCTGGGCGATACATTAATCACTGAACTGGCAAGCCGAGTTGAAATCGCCGAGTCCGAAGCCTTCAACGCGGCCTTCCCGGCACGCCGCTGGGCCCGGGCAACTCTCGTTCTGGATGACGGCCAAACCTGGCACAGCGACGCAATGGAAGCCCGGGGAGACCCCCACACTCCGCTCGGCGACGACGAGATTCGCGCAAAATACCGCGCACTGGCAGAGCCCGTGCTGGGCGCCGAGGTTGCTGCGGAGCTGGAAGCAGTGATTGACACTCTGGAAGAGCGGCCTGTGACCGACCTGCTGGAGAAGTTGATCCGCACTCGCTAG
- a CDS encoding HD domain-containing protein: MKTVSFRQMKEGTREDYVFLDGLEEEFNKGLVDRLLHALRSLEHSLSGYQVSRLEHSLQSASRAEADGADEEMIIAALLHDLGDDLAPYNHSQLAASIIRPYVRAEVTWVVQHHGVFQSYYYAHHFGENPNERDRYRNHPWYRTCVEFCERYDQASFDPDYPTSPLAHFEPMLRRIFSRKPFDPEVIGEEDPLVEES; encoded by the coding sequence ATGAAAACGGTGTCGTTCCGACAAATGAAAGAGGGTACGAGGGAAGACTATGTCTTTCTTGATGGCCTGGAAGAGGAGTTCAACAAGGGGCTTGTAGACCGCCTGCTTCATGCCCTCCGCAGCCTGGAGCACAGTTTAAGCGGCTATCAGGTGAGTCGACTGGAACACTCGCTTCAATCTGCATCCCGGGCAGAAGCCGATGGCGCTGACGAAGAAATGATCATTGCCGCGCTGCTTCATGATCTGGGTGATGACCTTGCGCCATACAACCATTCCCAACTGGCTGCATCGATCATTCGTCCTTACGTTCGTGCAGAAGTGACCTGGGTGGTACAGCACCACGGCGTGTTCCAGTCGTATTACTACGCTCATCACTTTGGAGAAAATCCAAACGAACGGGATCGTTACCGTAACCACCCCTGGTACCGGACCTGCGTAGAGTTCTGCGAACGATATGACCAGGCATCGTTCGATCCAGATTACCCGACGTCGCCTCTAGCTCATTTTGAGCCAATGTTGCGGCGGATATTTTCCCGCAAACCGTTCGACCCAGAAGTGATTGGTGAAGAAGATCCGCTGGTTGAGGAATCCTAA
- a CDS encoding LysR family transcriptional regulator, which yields MDIELARTFLEIVRTGSFIAAAERLHITQTTVTARIKNLEAQLGCRLFIRNRSGASLTADGERFAGRASQLVQTWDAARRELPLPDGADRVVTLGAETSLWNPLLLDWLSALKEDAPTLALRVEVGEPQTLHDKLEKGVMDAALVHQPNYWPGMQIEQLLEEKLVLVKTRKQSGDYIYVDWGPHFRQQHDAAFPENARPRLTFNLGPLAIQHLLAHGGSGYFRTRVAQPYLESGLLERVEDAPEFSYPAYLVYPRAGEASTLRTIVESIHCSVSGSNR from the coding sequence GTGGACATCGAGCTCGCCCGCACCTTTCTGGAAATCGTCCGAACGGGCAGTTTTATCGCGGCGGCAGAAAGGCTTCACATTACACAAACGACCGTCACTGCTCGCATCAAGAACCTCGAGGCCCAGCTGGGTTGTCGTCTCTTCATTCGCAATCGCAGTGGCGCCTCGTTGACAGCGGATGGTGAACGTTTTGCAGGGCGTGCCAGCCAACTGGTTCAAACCTGGGATGCCGCCCGCCGGGAACTTCCGCTCCCAGACGGGGCCGACAGGGTTGTCACACTCGGTGCTGAAACAAGTCTGTGGAATCCATTGCTGCTTGATTGGTTGTCAGCGCTGAAAGAGGACGCGCCCACTCTCGCTCTGCGAGTGGAGGTTGGCGAACCTCAGACTCTTCACGACAAGCTGGAAAAAGGTGTGATGGATGCGGCGCTGGTTCACCAACCCAACTACTGGCCGGGAATGCAAATAGAACAGTTGCTGGAGGAGAAACTGGTACTGGTGAAAACCAGGAAACAATCAGGCGATTACATATATGTGGACTGGGGTCCCCATTTCCGGCAACAGCACGACGCTGCCTTCCCGGAAAATGCTCGCCCACGACTGACATTTAACCTGGGGCCACTGGCCATACAACATCTGCTGGCACATGGAGGTAGCGGCTATTTCAGGACGCGGGTAGCCCAACCCTATCTGGAAAGTGGATTGCTTGAGCGGGTCGAGGACGCACCCGAGTTCAGCTATCCGGCGTATCTGGTCTATCCCCGTGCCGGCGAAGCTTCAACTCTCAGGACAATTGTCGAATCAATACATTGCTCAGTTTCAGGCAGCAACCGCTAG
- a CDS encoding efflux RND transporter periplasmic adaptor subunit, with product MAAALAVLAGCSAEAPPLTKQTVHPVKLVTLDTKRVSGLKRYPGQVTASEHSELSFRVGGELVRLNVKAGDSVEKGDVVARLDERDAQVQLENAQSSFNLAEATYERMRISLERNAISRARFDEAEAQYLSAKAQLSRAQDQLSYTLLKAPFSGVISRVPAEVYQVVGAQQTIVELQRPGSIDVTFQMPEQDIRQVRPERAQSARESAEPMAWVTFAERPDHRYEASYKEHDSSAAKGSLSYEVTVTLPAPEDNTILSGMSASVLLDFNTLTGGDDSSWLVPAGAITALASNPDEAIVWRFVSETGDQGEEIGQVEPVVVKPGAKTSAGVLLKGELLAGDRIVTAGSHLMSEGRKVRPWVKEGGL from the coding sequence ATGGCAGCGGCTCTTGCGGTGCTGGCCGGTTGCTCTGCCGAGGCTCCACCACTGACCAAGCAGACTGTTCACCCTGTGAAACTAGTGACGCTCGATACCAAGCGCGTGAGTGGCCTTAAACGGTATCCCGGCCAGGTAACCGCGTCGGAGCACTCGGAATTGTCGTTCAGGGTGGGGGGGGAACTTGTTCGCCTTAACGTGAAGGCAGGTGACAGCGTTGAGAAAGGTGACGTGGTCGCCCGTCTGGATGAGCGCGATGCCCAGGTTCAACTCGAAAACGCCCAATCCAGCTTCAATCTGGCGGAGGCAACCTACGAACGCATGCGGATATCCCTGGAGCGCAATGCCATCAGCCGGGCTCGCTTCGATGAGGCAGAAGCACAATACTTATCGGCCAAGGCTCAGCTCTCCCGCGCTCAGGACCAACTGTCCTACACCCTATTGAAAGCGCCGTTTTCGGGGGTGATTTCAAGGGTGCCGGCCGAAGTCTACCAAGTGGTCGGCGCGCAGCAGACCATTGTGGAACTACAACGCCCGGGTTCTATTGACGTGACATTCCAGATGCCGGAGCAGGACATTCGCCAGGTCCGTCCGGAAAGGGCCCAGTCAGCCCGTGAGAGTGCCGAGCCAATGGCCTGGGTCACCTTTGCCGAGCGGCCGGATCATCGCTACGAGGCCAGCTACAAGGAACATGACAGTAGTGCAGCCAAGGGATCTCTTAGCTACGAGGTTACGGTCACATTGCCCGCGCCCGAGGACAACACCATTCTCTCGGGAATGAGTGCATCTGTGTTGTTGGATTTTAACACCCTTACCGGTGGCGACGATTCTTCGTGGCTGGTCCCGGCCGGTGCGATTACCGCCTTGGCGAGCAATCCGGACGAGGCCATTGTCTGGCGTTTTGTCAGCGAGACTGGCGACCAGGGCGAAGAGATCGGGCAAGTCGAGCCGGTGGTGGTTAAACCGGGGGCGAAGACCAGCGCGGGCGTGCTTTTGAAAGGCGAATTGCTAGCGGGAGATCGCATTGTCACCGCCGGCTCACATCTCATGAGCGAGGGTCGGAAGGTTCGGCCGTGGGTGAAAGAGGGCGGTCTCTGA
- a CDS encoding TetR/AcrR family transcriptional regulator → MRQRDESKRLAFLQATLREVAEFGFSGTSVARIARSAGVSPGTLYIYYADKDALLKAAFFYVSDHVIEAAVSSFQQGTTLKDGLRRNWHALFQLGLSRPEFFRYHDSFTHSSWMTPEIQARNEAKASPLLDAVEQGKAEGLIKPVPFPLLETFMFRPIYHLVQRTLQGSFEATDEQVELGFLMAWDAVAQA, encoded by the coding sequence ATGCGACAGAGAGACGAATCAAAACGCCTGGCGTTTCTGCAAGCCACACTCAGAGAGGTCGCAGAGTTCGGCTTTTCTGGCACCTCGGTAGCGCGCATTGCTCGAAGCGCCGGGGTATCTCCGGGCACGCTTTACATCTACTACGCCGACAAGGATGCACTTCTAAAAGCGGCGTTTTTTTATGTCAGTGACCACGTCATCGAGGCTGCTGTGAGCAGTTTTCAACAAGGAACAACACTGAAAGATGGATTGCGACGAAACTGGCACGCACTGTTCCAGCTTGGCCTTAGCCGTCCGGAATTTTTCCGCTACCACGACAGCTTCACCCATTCCTCCTGGATGACACCTGAGATCCAGGCGCGCAACGAGGCCAAGGCATCGCCGCTCCTTGATGCAGTGGAGCAGGGGAAGGCGGAAGGGCTTATCAAACCAGTGCCCTTTCCACTTCTCGAGACCTTCATGTTCCGGCCCATTTACCACCTGGTGCAGCGAACTCTTCAGGGCTCCTTTGAAGCAACTGATGAGCAGGTAGAACTTGGATTCCTCATGGCCTGGGATGCAGTAGCCCAGGCCTGA